One genomic region from Alteromonas pelagimontana encodes:
- a CDS encoding hydrolase, with translation MLDKSHTGLLIIDVQGKLATLVNNSEAMIAHIAALGEAAVLLDLPVIVLEQNPEKLGNTVAQISSITQAKTLSKCTFNACESQNFVDAMTAANRQNWLVCGIETHICVYQTVLGLAERGYHPEVVVDAVGSRNPINKQMAIDKMARSGIAITSFEMCLYELIKDCRDDVFKSILSLVKRF, from the coding sequence ATGCTGGACAAGTCTCACACTGGTCTTCTCATTATTGACGTACAAGGCAAACTCGCGACGCTGGTGAACAACAGTGAAGCCATGATTGCGCATATCGCAGCATTAGGCGAAGCCGCAGTACTGCTCGACTTACCTGTTATCGTACTGGAACAAAATCCTGAAAAATTGGGTAACACAGTGGCGCAGATTAGCAGTATCACTCAGGCAAAAACCCTTTCTAAATGTACCTTTAACGCCTGTGAATCGCAGAATTTTGTTGACGCAATGACAGCAGCAAATCGGCAGAACTGGTTAGTCTGTGGTATTGAAACTCATATATGTGTTTATCAAACCGTGTTGGGATTAGCAGAGCGAGGGTATCATCCGGAAGTGGTAGTTGATGCCGTGGGTTCGCGCAACCCAATCAATAAACAAATGGCTATTGATAAGATGGCGCGAAGTGGTATTGCCATCACCTCATTCGAGATGTGTCTGTACGAACTGATAAAAGACTGTCGCGACGACGTCTTCAAATCGATTTTGTCACTGGTAAAAAGATTTTAA
- a CDS encoding DUF192 domain-containing protein produces the protein MKVLQTFAAVVITSMSLAVTSTCIASDESVSFDEVTIAIKGNEYKLEYAKHFEQRAQGLMFRKSLCADCGMLFYFSPPKQASMWMKNTFIPLDVAFFDRNGVITDIKPLQPHDLTSVGASKMVTYALEMNQGWFAEHNIKVGDQIIVNP, from the coding sequence ATGAAGGTTCTACAGACCTTTGCTGCGGTAGTTATCACCTCAATGAGCTTAGCCGTTACCAGCACATGCATTGCCAGCGATGAAAGCGTCAGTTTTGACGAAGTGACCATTGCTATAAAAGGCAATGAATACAAATTAGAATATGCAAAACATTTCGAACAGCGAGCGCAGGGCTTGATGTTTCGTAAATCTTTATGTGCTGATTGCGGCATGTTATTTTATTTTTCTCCACCTAAACAAGCCAGTATGTGGATGAAAAACACATTTATTCCCTTGGATGTAGCATTTTTCGACAGAAATGGCGTGATTACTGACATAAAACCATTACAGCCCCACGACTTAACTTCAGTGGGAGCCTCTAAAATGGTGACGTACGCGCTCGAGATGAACCAGGGTTGGTTTGCCGAACACAACATCAAAGTCGGTGACCAAATTATTGTTAATCCATAG
- the lysC gene encoding lysine-sensitive aspartokinase 3, with protein MKNALTIAKFGGTSVANYKAMQNCARIVGSNDSTRIVVVSAAAGVTNLLVSLAHTPMTQEQITSTCQSIIDIEMAIFAELKDKASVEPKLNELIDELRALALHEEILHRNDLKDQLLSMGERMSSLLFSAVLAEENVQTLNFDVRKVLRTDSEFGAAAPQLEIIAEQAEALLRPEIANAIVVTQGFVGADAEGRTTTLGRGGSDFTAALLAEALKGDVCEIWTDVIGVYTTDPRITPAAKPLPELSFEEAAEMATFGAKVLHPATMEPALRQDIKVFVGSSKEPEKGGTWIVRDCEHEPAYRAITRRKEQVMVTVKTPKMMYAQGFLQQVFAIIAKHKLSVDLVTTSEISVSFTLDNPANSVAQRLNKETIAELETICDVKVEHGYDLVTVVGNHMQSAKGVSSKIFAAVADYNLRMICFGANPHNMSFLVNEENSSEIVTQLHQALFE; from the coding sequence GTGAAAAATGCTTTAACCATTGCCAAATTTGGCGGTACCAGTGTAGCTAACTACAAAGCAATGCAAAATTGCGCTCGAATTGTTGGCAGTAACGACAGTACGCGGATTGTTGTGGTCAGTGCTGCAGCAGGTGTGACTAATTTGCTGGTGAGTCTTGCTCATACCCCTATGACGCAGGAACAAATTACCAGCACGTGCCAGTCAATTATCGATATTGAAATGGCTATATTCGCCGAACTTAAAGATAAAGCTTCCGTTGAGCCAAAGCTAAATGAACTTATTGATGAGCTGCGCGCTTTAGCGCTACATGAGGAAATTTTGCACCGCAACGATTTAAAAGATCAGTTGCTTTCTATGGGTGAACGGATGTCGTCACTGCTGTTCAGCGCTGTGTTGGCTGAAGAAAATGTGCAAACCTTGAATTTCGACGTTCGTAAGGTACTTCGAACCGACAGCGAATTTGGTGCGGCGGCGCCTCAACTGGAGATTATTGCTGAACAGGCAGAAGCCCTGTTACGGCCGGAAATAGCCAACGCCATTGTGGTAACTCAGGGGTTCGTGGGTGCCGATGCCGAAGGACGTACTACCACGTTAGGACGAGGCGGTTCTGACTTCACCGCTGCTTTGCTGGCAGAAGCATTAAAAGGGGATGTATGCGAAATATGGACTGACGTTATCGGCGTTTACACAACCGACCCCAGAATTACCCCGGCGGCCAAACCATTACCTGAACTGAGTTTCGAAGAAGCCGCTGAAATGGCGACTTTTGGCGCTAAAGTCTTGCATCCGGCCACGATGGAGCCAGCGCTAAGACAGGATATAAAAGTTTTTGTGGGTTCAAGCAAAGAGCCGGAAAAGGGCGGAACCTGGATAGTTCGGGATTGTGAACATGAACCTGCGTATCGGGCAATTACCCGCCGTAAAGAACAAGTCATGGTAACGGTAAAAACGCCGAAAATGATGTATGCACAAGGCTTTCTGCAACAGGTTTTTGCGATTATTGCTAAACATAAGCTTAGCGTGGATTTAGTTACCACATCGGAAATCTCGGTGTCTTTTACTTTAGACAATCCCGCCAATTCTGTAGCCCAGCGTCTCAACAAAGAAACCATCGCTGAACTGGAAACCATCTGTGATGTGAAAGTTGAGCATGGTTACGACCTGGTAACTGTAGTAGGTAACCATATGCAGAGCGCGAAAGGCGTGTCGAGCAAGATTTTTGCTGCAGTTGCCGATTACAATTTACGCATGATTTGCTTTGGCGCAAACCCCCACAATATGTCGTTTCTGGTGAATGAAGAGAATAGCTCGGAAATTGTTACGCAGCTACACCAAGCTTTATTTGAATAA
- a CDS encoding energy transducer TonB gives MPRYLIAVVISLGITLGLFFLMQSLIQMGGSALTEPPKGTVLDFVRIKQEETVESKDRKPKKPPKPEQPPPPMEQPQMDSPTPNAEGSGMNFSADVGESIALDGGLALESGDGEYLPIVKVAPVYPRRALQRGIEGFVIVEFTVTKQGAVRDPIVVEANPEGIFEQAAMDAALKFKYKPRVVNGEPTEVSGVQNRITFQIDG, from the coding sequence ATGCCACGTTATCTCATTGCTGTTGTCATATCCCTGGGTATTACCCTGGGGCTGTTCTTCTTGATGCAGTCTCTCATTCAAATGGGCGGCAGCGCACTGACAGAGCCGCCTAAAGGTACTGTACTGGACTTCGTGAGAATAAAGCAGGAAGAAACTGTAGAGTCGAAAGACCGTAAGCCTAAGAAGCCGCCCAAGCCGGAGCAGCCGCCTCCGCCAATGGAGCAACCGCAAATGGATTCTCCAACCCCCAATGCCGAAGGAAGCGGAATGAACTTCAGTGCTGACGTAGGCGAGAGTATCGCTCTTGACGGCGGCCTTGCGCTGGAATCTGGAGACGGCGAATATTTACCGATAGTAAAGGTGGCGCCTGTCTATCCACGGCGCGCGCTTCAGCGGGGAATAGAAGGCTTTGTTATCGTGGAGTTTACTGTTACCAAACAGGGGGCAGTCCGCGATCCCATTGTGGTTGAAGCAAACCCAGAGGGAATATTTGAACAAGCAGCGATGGACGCTGCGCTCAAATTCAAATACAAGCCGCGAGTGGTAAACGGTGAGCCCACAGAAGTTTCTGGGGTGCAAAACCGCATCACTTTCCAGATTGACGGGTAA
- a CDS encoding TonB family protein, whose protein sequence is MRPSLISFCVVMAASSFTLLADAKEDTFSDVYHAYESSLGQDDTDARETLAKKALALGQVKFGKDSENTANLTYNYANALTANKKYEQATEVFEQVAEQYEDLYGYESPELFTFYVDTILALQEAPSQPQADYSKLRQKFLKRVIMDTDDVLEEHQDPDLAARLYYQGSRALSREGNLPVYASTASQFMEQAVKHVEDIAGTFAVRTLEVKFIQGAVLAVSRNRYAAIERYEEVAQAFDNNVSFSHPYALASHAKLVNLYEQEGESEKATQHCVAIGKMTPWEENQEPTPLYRKNPVYPQHALRHSISGYVRLKFNIDEQGFVRNPEVLEAEGASQFKNASLQALEQWRYAPKFENGKPVPAEDNVVQLDFKVSYH, encoded by the coding sequence ATGCGACCTTCTCTTATTTCTTTCTGTGTAGTTATGGCTGCCAGCTCATTTACTCTCTTGGCTGACGCTAAAGAAGATACCTTTTCAGACGTTTATCACGCCTACGAAAGTTCGCTTGGCCAAGATGATACCGATGCCAGAGAGACACTGGCAAAAAAGGCTCTGGCGTTAGGCCAGGTCAAATTCGGCAAGGACAGTGAAAATACCGCTAACCTTACCTATAACTATGCCAACGCATTAACTGCTAATAAGAAATATGAACAAGCAACTGAAGTGTTTGAGCAGGTCGCCGAGCAGTACGAAGATCTGTACGGGTATGAGTCCCCTGAATTATTTACGTTTTATGTAGATACCATATTGGCCTTGCAGGAAGCGCCTTCTCAACCACAGGCTGACTATAGCAAATTGCGCCAAAAATTTTTAAAGCGGGTTATTATGGATACGGATGATGTTCTTGAGGAGCATCAAGATCCGGATTTGGCGGCGCGTCTTTATTATCAAGGCAGCCGAGCGCTTAGCCGTGAGGGTAATTTACCTGTCTATGCCTCAACCGCGTCCCAGTTCATGGAGCAAGCTGTTAAACATGTCGAGGACATCGCAGGAACATTTGCCGTTCGTACTCTGGAGGTAAAATTTATTCAAGGCGCGGTGCTTGCTGTAAGTCGCAACCGCTATGCTGCCATTGAAAGATATGAAGAAGTAGCCCAAGCTTTCGATAACAATGTGAGCTTTTCTCATCCCTATGCTTTAGCTTCACATGCAAAACTGGTGAATTTGTATGAGCAGGAAGGAGAGTCAGAGAAAGCAACCCAACACTGCGTTGCAATTGGCAAAATGACGCCATGGGAAGAGAATCAGGAGCCTACGCCGCTGTACCGCAAAAACCCGGTGTATCCCCAACATGCTCTGAGGCACAGTATTAGCGGTTACGTCAGACTCAAATTCAATATCGACGAGCAAGGTTTTGTGCGTAACCCTGAGGTATTGGAGGCGGAGGGGGCAAGCCAGTTTAAAAACGCGAGTCTTCAAGCCTTGGAACAATGGCGTTATGCGCCAAAATTCGAGAATGGCAAACCAGTGCCAGCGGAAGATAACGTTGTACAGCTAGATTTTAAAGTATCGTACCACTAG
- a CDS encoding PQQ-dependent sugar dehydrogenase yields the protein MKRFPRSWFRRMFLLLLLPLAVAAQEDYQVSKVVENLHDPWTMVELPDGRWVVTEMSGSLVFVGKDGQLNRQQLDLPQLYVAGQGGLLDIALTQDYSMSHRVLFSFAQGNADNNRLAVATARLEEDQLKDIKLILAVEPMKGTPVHFGGRLAVLNDGTWLVTVGDGFDYREQAQLRHSQLGKILRFREDGRAPVDNPFPDAPYVYSYGHRNPQGLVVDEENGRIIEHEHGPDGGDEINIIEAGENYGWPVITQGLDYSGAKISPFTQYADMRQPVVDWTPSIAPSGMTLYTNVLFSALRDQLLVSTLKNEAVYAVNLSATPPVTTRIFATIKQRLRDVAVGQDGAVYILTNGHKAALLKVQPK from the coding sequence ATGAAGAGATTTCCCCGTAGCTGGTTCCGGCGGATGTTCCTGTTGTTGCTCTTGCCGCTAGCAGTAGCAGCGCAGGAAGACTATCAGGTTTCTAAGGTCGTAGAAAATCTGCACGATCCCTGGACGATGGTGGAACTGCCCGATGGCCGCTGGGTCGTAACGGAAATGTCAGGATCGCTGGTATTTGTGGGAAAGGATGGGCAGCTTAATCGTCAGCAACTTGATTTGCCTCAGCTGTATGTGGCTGGGCAGGGCGGACTGCTGGACATTGCGCTCACGCAGGACTATTCCATGTCCCATCGCGTTTTATTTTCTTTTGCACAAGGGAATGCAGACAACAATCGATTGGCAGTGGCAACCGCAAGGTTGGAAGAGGATCAGTTGAAAGATATAAAACTGATTCTGGCCGTCGAACCTATGAAAGGCACACCCGTTCATTTCGGCGGCCGTTTAGCCGTATTAAACGATGGCACCTGGCTGGTAACAGTGGGAGATGGCTTTGATTATCGGGAGCAGGCGCAACTACGACACAGTCAGTTGGGCAAGATTTTACGCTTTCGCGAAGATGGCAGGGCGCCGGTGGATAACCCGTTTCCTGACGCGCCTTATGTTTATTCATACGGACATCGTAATCCCCAAGGTCTTGTGGTTGACGAAGAAAACGGCCGTATCATCGAACATGAACATGGCCCTGACGGAGGCGATGAAATAAATATTATCGAAGCGGGCGAGAACTACGGCTGGCCTGTCATAACACAAGGATTGGATTATTCGGGTGCCAAAATATCTCCCTTTACACAGTATGCTGATATGCGACAGCCTGTGGTAGACTGGACACCATCAATAGCGCCTTCAGGAATGACGCTATATACCAATGTGTTATTTTCGGCGCTTCGCGATCAGTTGCTGGTTTCTACGCTTAAAAACGAGGCAGTGTATGCAGTGAATTTATCCGCAACGCCCCCCGTTACCACACGGATATTTGCTACTATTAAACAGCGTCTGCGGGACGTAGCAGTAGGCCAGGATGGTGCGGTTTATATATTAACCAATGGTCATAAAGCTGCTTTGCTGAAGGTGCAACCTAAATAG
- a CDS encoding ExbD/TolR family protein, which yields MKQHFQNLIDEEEATIDMTPMLDVVFIMLIFFIVTASFVKEAGIDVNRPEAATAVKQDRANILVAISDTGEIWINKRRIDVRAVQANIERLHAENPQGSVVIQADKKATTETLIQVMDASRAAGVYDVSIAAQER from the coding sequence ATGAAGCAGCATTTCCAAAACCTGATTGATGAAGAAGAAGCAACTATTGATATGACGCCCATGTTGGACGTAGTTTTCATCATGTTGATCTTCTTTATTGTTACAGCCTCTTTTGTGAAAGAAGCGGGTATTGATGTTAATCGCCCGGAAGCGGCGACGGCAGTGAAGCAAGATCGCGCTAACATTCTTGTTGCCATTTCGGATACTGGAGAAATTTGGATCAATAAGCGGCGCATTGACGTGCGCGCGGTTCAGGCCAATATTGAGCGGCTGCATGCGGAAAATCCGCAGGGTTCTGTGGTTATTCAGGCTGATAAAAAGGCAACCACGGAAACGCTGATTCAGGTAATGGACGCATCACGTGCCGCAGGCGTTTACGACGTTTCAATTGCTGCGCAAGAGCGATAA
- a CDS encoding MotA/TolQ/ExbB proton channel family protein, whose translation MTEFLEAIRDFTETGGQVLLVIGLLIFVMWLLILERALYLLIWHKNFKSAAIAEWKAREDRSSWYAEQIRQKVISRLSIQLSGSIPIIQALVALCPLLGLMGTVTGMIEVFDVMAISGSGNARSMASGVSKATIPTMAGMVGALSGVFAATWLNRMAKSERTHLEDAITIKRNA comes from the coding sequence ATGACCGAGTTTCTAGAAGCAATTCGCGATTTTACAGAGACAGGTGGTCAGGTTCTCCTGGTCATCGGCCTGCTGATATTCGTTATGTGGCTTTTGATCCTCGAGCGTGCGTTGTATTTGTTAATTTGGCATAAGAATTTTAAAAGCGCGGCAATTGCCGAGTGGAAAGCCAGAGAAGATCGCTCCTCCTGGTATGCCGAACAAATTCGACAGAAAGTGATTTCACGGTTAAGCATTCAGTTAAGTGGCAGCATTCCCATTATTCAGGCGTTGGTGGCATTGTGTCCGCTATTGGGGCTAATGGGAACAGTCACCGGGATGATAGAAGTATTTGACGTGATGGCGATATCCGGTTCCGGAAATGCTCGGTCTATGGCGTCAGGTGTTTCTAAAGCAACTATTCCGACAATGGCCGGAATGGTTGGCGCACTCTCTGGTGTATTTGCTGCCACTTGGCTTAACCGAATGGCGAAATCTGAACGCACGCATCTTGAGGATGCCATCACTATTAAACGTAATGCCTGA
- a CDS encoding tetratricopeptide repeat protein — MKKLCTYTLLAAATLAGSVLVSALPLLTSAPVMAQEQAVKASDKPTRRVPTLRSKVYEQLSRAQTAADEGNIAGAIAILDEVEEKDTSMNSYEKAMMYNFYGFIYYNDEQYDEALASFEKVVAQQPIPEKFEMTTLFSLAQLHLMQGNFDKSIQFIERWETLNDGPVPPKNKVLKAQAYYQNKQYAEAAKFISEAVADQEAEGMLPDESWLILQRAVFYELKQPEKVRDVLIKMVKLFNEPSYWIQLAGMYGELGEERKQLAILESAYQQGYVESAADIFNLAQLYYYHRAPVKGALLMEQAMQDGLLEKNLRNLKFLGQSWSLAKEQDKAIPVMMAAAELSEDGELDAQVAQILLNDERWDDAIAAADRASQKGDLRNPGLVYLIKGMALYNKKQYAQALNMLAEAEKHPKSRGMAQQWKEFVQSEKNTQERISAELSS; from the coding sequence ATGAAAAAGCTATGCACGTATACGCTGTTGGCAGCAGCGACCCTGGCCGGTTCGGTGCTCGTAAGTGCGCTGCCGTTACTAACATCAGCGCCGGTTATGGCCCAGGAGCAGGCGGTAAAAGCAAGTGACAAACCTACTCGCCGTGTGCCGACGCTACGGTCAAAAGTTTACGAGCAGCTATCGCGGGCGCAAACTGCCGCCGATGAAGGAAATATCGCTGGAGCCATTGCTATTCTTGATGAAGTAGAAGAAAAAGACACTTCCATGAACAGCTATGAAAAAGCCATGATGTATAACTTCTACGGCTTTATTTACTACAACGATGAGCAATACGATGAAGCGTTAGCGTCTTTTGAAAAGGTGGTGGCGCAACAGCCTATTCCCGAAAAGTTCGAGATGACGACCTTGTTCAGTCTGGCGCAGTTGCATTTAATGCAAGGTAATTTTGATAAAAGCATACAGTTTATTGAGCGTTGGGAAACCCTAAACGATGGGCCTGTGCCGCCAAAAAATAAAGTTCTGAAGGCGCAGGCGTATTATCAGAACAAACAATACGCGGAAGCGGCGAAGTTTATCAGTGAAGCGGTAGCCGATCAGGAAGCTGAAGGCATGTTGCCAGATGAAAGCTGGCTTATTCTGCAGCGGGCAGTCTTCTATGAACTTAAGCAGCCTGAAAAAGTTCGCGATGTGCTGATTAAAATGGTGAAGCTGTTTAACGAGCCCAGCTACTGGATTCAATTGGCTGGCATGTATGGCGAGTTAGGTGAAGAAAGAAAACAACTGGCGATTTTGGAAAGCGCGTACCAGCAGGGATATGTAGAAAGTGCCGCTGATATTTTCAATTTAGCGCAACTGTACTACTACCATCGAGCACCGGTCAAAGGTGCATTGCTTATGGAACAGGCGATGCAAGACGGGCTGCTGGAAAAGAACCTGCGGAATTTAAAATTTCTTGGACAAAGCTGGTCGTTAGCGAAGGAGCAGGATAAAGCTATCCCGGTCATGATGGCGGCAGCTGAGCTTTCCGAAGATGGGGAGTTAGACGCACAGGTTGCTCAAATTCTACTTAACGACGAACGTTGGGACGATGCAATAGCCGCAGCTGACCGCGCCAGTCAAAAAGGCGATTTGCGTAATCCGGGCCTGGTTTATTTGATAAAAGGCATGGCGCTTTACAATAAGAAGCAGTATGCCCAGGCGTTAAATATGCTGGCAGAAGCCGAAAAGCACCCCAAGAGCCGCGGCATGGCACAACAGTGGAAAGAGTTCGTACAGTCTGAAAAAAATACGCAAGAACGGATTAGCGCAGAGTTGTCGTCCTAA
- the acnB gene encoding bifunctional aconitate hydratase 2/2-methylisocitrate dehydratase, with amino-acid sequence MLEDYRKHVDERAAEGIPPKPLNAEQVAGLVELLKNPPAGEEEYLLELISERVPPGVDEAAYVKAGFLSAVAKGEDACPLISREKAIELLGNMHGGYNIVTLVELLDDEKLAPIAAKELKHTLLMFDAFHDVEEKHKAGNQVATDVIKSWAEGEWFTSRNKMEDKITYSVFKVTGETNTDDLSPAPDAWSRPDIPLHALAAYKMAREGLEPDEPGVKGPMTQIEEVKSRGYPVAFVGDVVGTGSSRKSATNSVLWFFGEDLPGVPNKRGGGVCIGSKVAPIFFNTMEDAGALVFEADVEKMEMGDIIDIYPFEGKITNHETGEVLSEYSYKSKVILDEVRAGGRINLIIGRALTDKAREALAMGPTDLFRKPEQPKDTGKGYTLAQKMVGKACGVEGMRPGTYCEPKMTTVGSQDTTGPMTRDELKDLACLGFTADLTMQSFCHTAAYPKPVDIETQHTLPDFIMNRGGVSLRPGDGIIHSWLNRMLLPDTVGTGGDSHTRFPLGISFPAGSGLVAFAAATGVMPLDMPESILVRFKGKMQPGITLRDLVHAIPLYGIKQGLLTVEKKGKINAFSGRILEIEGLEHLTAEQAFELSDASAERSAAGCTIKLSKESVAEYLNSNITMLRWMINEGYGDPRTLERRAQKMEEWLANPELMEADADAEYAEVIEIDLSEIKEPIVCCPNDPDDAKTLSDVAGDKVDEVFIGSCMTNIGHFRAAGKLLDQFGKTLPTRLWISPPTKMDKAQLMEEGYYNIYGRVGVRTEMPGCSLCMGNQARVDAGATVLSTSTRNFPNRLGDGANVYLTSAELAAVGAIIGRIPTAAEYMEYASKIDSMSADVYRYLNFDKIESFKKAEDDAKAKIIPTLNVA; translated from the coding sequence GTGTTAGAAGATTATCGCAAACACGTAGATGAACGTGCTGCAGAAGGGATCCCTCCTAAACCACTAAACGCAGAACAGGTCGCAGGTTTGGTGGAATTACTCAAAAATCCTCCGGCTGGTGAAGAAGAATACCTGCTGGAACTAATTTCTGAACGCGTTCCTCCTGGTGTTGACGAAGCCGCTTATGTTAAAGCCGGCTTTCTGAGCGCAGTGGCAAAAGGCGAAGACGCGTGCCCGCTGATCAGCAGAGAAAAAGCGATTGAGTTGCTGGGCAACATGCACGGCGGCTATAACATCGTCACTCTTGTAGAACTGTTGGACGACGAAAAGCTAGCGCCAATAGCCGCCAAAGAATTAAAGCATACCTTGCTGATGTTTGATGCGTTCCACGATGTAGAAGAAAAGCATAAAGCGGGTAATCAGGTTGCTACCGACGTCATTAAATCCTGGGCGGAAGGTGAGTGGTTCACGTCACGGAATAAGATGGAAGACAAAATCACCTATTCCGTGTTCAAAGTGACCGGTGAAACCAATACTGACGATTTGTCTCCGGCACCTGATGCGTGGTCACGTCCGGATATTCCTTTGCATGCGTTAGCCGCTTATAAAATGGCTCGCGAAGGTTTAGAACCCGATGAGCCTGGCGTAAAAGGACCGATGACGCAGATTGAAGAAGTCAAAAGCAGAGGCTATCCAGTGGCTTTCGTGGGCGATGTGGTAGGAACCGGCTCTTCACGTAAATCAGCGACCAATTCCGTTCTTTGGTTCTTTGGCGAAGACTTGCCTGGTGTGCCTAATAAGCGTGGTGGCGGTGTGTGTATCGGCAGTAAAGTCGCACCAATTTTCTTTAACACCATGGAAGATGCTGGCGCGTTGGTATTTGAAGCTGACGTCGAAAAAATGGAAATGGGTGATATCATCGATATCTATCCCTTTGAAGGCAAAATTACCAATCACGAAACTGGCGAAGTGCTGTCAGAGTATAGCTACAAGTCCAAAGTGATCCTGGATGAAGTTCGCGCTGGTGGTCGGATTAATCTGATTATCGGCCGGGCATTGACCGACAAAGCGCGTGAAGCGTTGGCCATGGGTCCGACAGATCTTTTCCGTAAGCCTGAGCAACCAAAAGATACCGGCAAAGGCTATACGCTCGCGCAGAAGATGGTTGGAAAAGCCTGTGGCGTGGAAGGCATGCGTCCAGGGACTTACTGCGAACCGAAAATGACCACTGTAGGTTCTCAGGACACCACAGGTCCTATGACTCGTGATGAACTGAAAGATTTGGCCTGTTTAGGTTTTACCGCTGACCTTACTATGCAGTCTTTCTGTCATACCGCGGCTTACCCTAAGCCGGTGGATATTGAAACGCAGCATACCCTGCCTGATTTTATTATGAATCGTGGTGGCGTAAGCTTACGTCCGGGTGATGGCATCATTCACTCCTGGTTAAACCGTATGCTTCTGCCCGATACCGTAGGAACTGGCGGCGATTCACATACTCGTTTTCCGTTAGGGATTTCTTTCCCGGCAGGCTCTGGATTAGTAGCGTTTGCGGCAGCCACTGGCGTAATGCCTCTTGATATGCCTGAATCTATTCTGGTGCGCTTTAAAGGCAAAATGCAGCCGGGAATTACGTTACGGGATCTGGTACATGCCATTCCGCTTTACGGCATTAAACAAGGTCTGTTAACCGTAGAGAAAAAAGGCAAGATTAATGCGTTTTCTGGCCGTATTCTGGAAATTGAAGGTCTTGAGCACTTGACCGCTGAGCAGGCATTTGAGTTGTCTGATGCCTCTGCCGAACGTTCCGCTGCCGGCTGTACTATTAAGTTGTCTAAAGAATCTGTGGCAGAATATCTCAATTCTAATATCACCATGCTTCGCTGGATGATTAACGAAGGCTATGGCGATCCGCGTACACTGGAACGCCGCGCACAGAAGATGGAAGAGTGGCTGGCTAATCCGGAGCTGATGGAAGCGGATGCAGATGCCGAATACGCTGAAGTGATTGAAATCGATCTTAGCGAAATTAAAGAACCGATCGTTTGTTGTCCTAACGACCCAGATGATGCAAAAACCTTGTCTGATGTTGCTGGCGACAAAGTAGATGAAGTTTTCATTGGCTCTTGTATGACTAACATCGGCCATTTCCGTGCAGCAGGCAAGTTGCTGGATCAGTTTGGTAAGACCTTACCAACCCGGTTGTGGATTTCTCCTCCCACCAAGATGGATAAAGCGCAGTTGATGGAAGAAGGGTATTACAACATCTATGGCCGTGTAGGTGTACGTACTGAAATGCCGGGATGTTCACTGTGCATGGGGAACCAGGCGCGAGTAGACGCGGGCGCAACAGTGCTGTCTACCTCTACGCGTAACTTCCCGAATCGCCTGGGAGACGGTGCGAACGTCTATTTAACCTCTGCTGAGCTGGCGGCTGTAGGCGCTATCATTGGCCGTATTCCTACTGCGGCTGAATACATGGAATATGCCAGTAAAATAGACTCTATGTCGGCAGATGTTTACCGCTATTTAAACTTCGATAAAATCGAAAGTTTTAAGAAAGCGGAAGATGATGCTAAAGCTAAGATCATTCCAACGTTGAATGTTGCCTGA